In one Sphingomonas hankookensis genomic region, the following are encoded:
- a CDS encoding alpha-E domain-containing protein encodes MLSRTAASLYWLGRYVERADFLARLVEATVRLDALSSRPAGDAAWASALAVSYTEDSFAATGQAVGQASVARFLTCDRSHAGSILWCLDAARNNAKAVRTALTRDAWTAINRAWIVFNSPRGEEGEDILNLVEAIKAEARGFEGAVQRMMKNEATWFVQLGAAIERADNTARLIDVKYHLLLPEGERIGGAIDRDQWTTILQTVSAVTAYRWLYSEGLKPANVIELLLSRGEVPRSLAACVDETVEMLNMLGKRTGFQGEADRMARARLARMQKTRAHEVIVSGLHEYLNAFIRENAMLDAAIARQFRFI; translated from the coding sequence ATGCTGTCGCGCACCGCCGCCTCCCTCTACTGGCTGGGCCGCTATGTCGAACGCGCCGATTTCCTCGCACGGCTGGTTGAGGCAACGGTGCGGCTCGACGCGCTGTCGTCGCGCCCGGCGGGCGACGCCGCCTGGGCCAGCGCGCTGGCGGTCAGCTATACCGAAGACAGCTTTGCCGCGACCGGGCAGGCGGTCGGGCAGGCCTCGGTCGCCCGCTTCCTGACCTGCGACCGCAGCCATGCCGGGTCGATTCTGTGGTGCCTCGACGCGGCGCGCAACAATGCGAAGGCGGTGCGCACCGCGCTGACCCGCGACGCATGGACGGCGATCAACCGCGCGTGGATCGTCTTCAACTCACCGCGTGGCGAGGAGGGCGAGGATATCCTCAACCTGGTCGAGGCGATCAAGGCGGAGGCGCGCGGCTTCGAAGGCGCGGTCCAGCGCATGATGAAGAACGAGGCGACGTGGTTCGTCCAGCTGGGTGCCGCAATCGAACGCGCCGACAACACCGCGCGGCTGATCGACGTCAAATATCACCTGCTGCTGCCCGAAGGCGAGCGGATCGGTGGCGCGATCGACCGCGACCAGTGGACCACGATCCTGCAGACGGTTTCGGCCGTCACCGCCTATCGCTGGCTGTACAGCGAGGGGCTGAAGCCCGCGAACGTCATCGAACTGCTGCTGTCACGTGGCGAAGTGCCGCGCAGCCTCGCCGCGTGCGTCGACGAAACGGTCGAGATGCTGAACATGCTCGGCAAGCGTACCGGCTTCCAGGGCGAGGCCGACCGCATGGCCCGCGCACGCCTCGCCCGGATGCAGAAGACCCGCGCACACGAGGTCATCGTCAGCGGCCTGCATGAATATCTGAATGCCTTCATCCGGGAGAATGCGATGCTCGACGCCGCGATCGCCCGCCAGTTCCGCTTCATCTGA
- a CDS encoding transglutaminase family protein, translating into MRLSVHHETRYRFTEPQARIVQLLRLFPGDTSHQTVVNWRIDVDCDARLREGFDGYGNITRMLYAEGPVDTLVLSVSGEALLTEQDGPIEVTDEPFPPDLFRRVRPLTRADALIEGLGQGDDLGAMTALAGAIHARWPLDRRPTPAIRSAAEAAGDERLGPRDMAQIFIAAARAQGVPARYVSGYSLSGDDERRTAAPHAWAEAYVSGGWYAFDPATGGRSGLDHIRVAVALDAAGAAPIAGVRMGAGEEELDVDVRVGSETE; encoded by the coding sequence ATGCGGCTGTCGGTCCACCATGAGACGCGGTATCGCTTCACCGAACCGCAGGCGCGCATCGTCCAGCTGCTCCGGCTGTTTCCCGGCGATACGAGCCATCAGACGGTGGTCAACTGGCGTATCGATGTCGACTGCGACGCACGGCTGCGGGAAGGGTTTGACGGCTACGGCAACATCACCCGGATGCTCTATGCCGAAGGCCCGGTCGATACGCTCGTCCTCTCCGTGTCCGGCGAAGCGCTGCTGACCGAACAGGACGGCCCGATCGAGGTCACCGACGAGCCGTTTCCCCCCGACCTGTTCCGTCGCGTAAGGCCGCTGACGCGCGCGGATGCGTTGATCGAGGGGCTGGGGCAAGGCGACGACCTTGGCGCGATGACGGCGCTGGCCGGCGCGATCCATGCCCGCTGGCCGCTCGACCGGCGACCGACCCCGGCGATCCGCTCGGCGGCTGAGGCGGCAGGCGACGAGCGGCTGGGACCGCGCGACATGGCGCAAATCTTCATCGCCGCGGCACGGGCGCAGGGTGTGCCCGCGCGCTACGTATCGGGCTACAGCCTTTCCGGCGACGACGAACGGCGGACCGCTGCGCCGCATGCCTGGGCGGAGGCGTATGTGTCAGGCGGCTGGTACGCGTTCGATCCCGCGACCGGCGGGCGTTCGGGCCTCGATCATATCCGGGTCGCGGTGGCGCTGGATGCCGCGGGTGCAGCGCCGATCGCCGGGGTCCGGATGGGGGCGGGCGAGGAGGAACTGGACGTGGATGTCCGGGTAGGCAGCGAGACGGAGTAA
- the pyk gene encoding pyruvate kinase → MTKAISPRSRKVRVLATLGPASNTPEMIAKLFEAGADAFRVNMSHGDQQSKVAVIEAIRGLEKQFGRPTTILADLQGPKLRVGRFAEGRVMLEAGQRFTLDRSNEPGDATRVELPHPEIFAAIARDARLLLDDGKLVLRVLDHDDDKIETEVVVGGALSNSKGLNVPDVVLPMAALTPKDISDLHFAVDQGVDWIALSFVQRPEDLAEARKLIQGKAALLAKIEKPSAVARLEEIVEQCDGVMVARGDLGVELPPQSVPPLQKRIVETARRLGRPVVVATQMLESMITSPSPTRAEVSDVATAVYDGADAIMLSAESAAGSWPVESVAMMNDISHAVERDPAHGDRVHFTVLRPDPTTADALAEAAKNIAATVDAKAILCFTKSGSTARRIARERPAVPIMVLTPQIDTARRLGLLWGVHAVHTRDVESFEEMVAKAKRMVLRHNMARAGDRVVVCAGVPFGTPGSTNVLHVVQIVGDELKNYRGHEA, encoded by the coding sequence ATGACCAAGGCCATCAGCCCCCGTTCGCGCAAGGTTCGCGTCCTCGCCACGCTTGGCCCCGCCAGCAACACGCCGGAAATGATCGCCAAGCTGTTCGAAGCCGGCGCCGACGCCTTCCGCGTCAATATGAGCCATGGCGACCAGCAGTCGAAGGTTGCCGTGATCGAAGCGATTCGCGGGCTGGAGAAGCAGTTCGGCCGCCCGACGACCATCCTCGCCGATCTGCAGGGACCGAAGCTGCGCGTCGGCCGCTTCGCCGAAGGGCGCGTCATGCTCGAAGCCGGGCAGCGCTTCACGCTCGACCGTTCGAACGAGCCGGGCGACGCGACCCGTGTCGAACTGCCGCACCCGGAGATTTTCGCCGCGATCGCCCGTGATGCCCGCCTGCTGCTCGATGACGGCAAGCTGGTGCTGCGCGTCCTCGATCATGACGATGACAAGATCGAAACCGAAGTGGTCGTCGGCGGTGCGCTGTCGAATTCGAAGGGGTTGAACGTGCCCGACGTCGTGCTGCCGATGGCCGCGCTGACACCCAAGGACATTTCCGACCTGCACTTCGCGGTCGACCAGGGCGTGGACTGGATCGCGCTGTCGTTCGTGCAGCGTCCGGAGGATCTGGCCGAAGCGCGCAAGCTCATTCAAGGCAAGGCGGCGCTGCTCGCCAAGATCGAGAAGCCCTCGGCCGTCGCCCGGCTGGAAGAGATCGTCGAGCAGTGCGACGGCGTAATGGTCGCGCGCGGCGATCTGGGCGTCGAGCTGCCGCCGCAGTCGGTGCCGCCGCTGCAGAAGCGCATCGTCGAGACCGCCCGCCGCCTCGGCCGCCCGGTCGTCGTCGCGACGCAGATGCTCGAATCGATGATTACCTCGCCCTCGCCGACCCGCGCCGAAGTGTCGGACGTGGCGACCGCCGTCTATGACGGGGCGGACGCGATCATGCTGTCGGCGGAAAGCGCCGCGGGCAGCTGGCCGGTCGAATCGGTGGCGATGATGAACGACATCTCGCACGCCGTCGAACGCGACCCGGCGCATGGCGACCGCGTCCACTTCACCGTGCTGCGCCCCGATCCCACCACCGCCGACGCGCTGGCCGAAGCCGCCAAGAACATCGCCGCCACGGTCGATGCGAAGGCGATCCTGTGCTTCACGAAGTCGGGTTCGACCGCGCGCCGCATCGCGCGCGAACGTCCCGCCGTGCCGATCATGGTACTGACGCCGCAGATCGACACCGCGCGTCGCCTGGGGCTGCTGTGGGGCGTCCATGCCGTCCACACCCGCGACGTCGAATCGTTCGAGGAGATGGTGGCGAAGGCCAAGCGCATGGTCCTGCGCCACAACATGGCCCGCGCGGGCGACCGTGTCGTCGTCTGCGCCGGCGTGCCGTTCGGAACGCCGGGGTCGACCAACGTGCTGCACGTGGTTCAGATCGTCGGCGACGAACTGAAGAACTATCGGGGGCACGAAGCCTAA
- a CDS encoding DUF1244 domain-containing protein codes for MPSIDSISDAAQAAAFRRLVRHLQHRTDAQNVDLMGLAGFCRNCLGDWLGEAAGLSKDEGREAVYGMPYAQWKATHQLPATPEQIARMDESVAKNRTDAALDEALDDSFPASDPPAMTEPR; via the coding sequence ATGCCATCAATCGATTCCATCAGCGACGCCGCACAGGCCGCCGCATTCCGCCGGCTGGTCCGCCACCTCCAGCATCGCACCGACGCGCAGAATGTCGACCTGATGGGGCTGGCCGGTTTCTGTCGCAACTGCCTGGGCGACTGGCTGGGCGAGGCCGCCGGCCTGTCGAAGGACGAAGGGCGCGAGGCGGTGTACGGCATGCCCTATGCCCAGTGGAAGGCGACGCATCAGCTGCCCGCGACCCCCGAACAGATCGCCCGCATGGACGAGAGCGTCGCGAAGAACCGCACCGATGCCGCGCTGGACGAGGCGTTGGACGACAGCTTTCCGGCGAGCGACCCGCCGGCGATGACCGAACCCCGTTGA
- a CDS encoding DUF2312 domain-containing protein, with protein MTDNVSAEQLRLLIERIERLEEEKKGISDDIKDVYGEAKSTGFDVKTMRTIIRLRRMEKHHRDEADMLLETYKQALGI; from the coding sequence ATGACCGACAACGTCTCGGCGGAACAGCTCCGCCTGCTCATCGAGCGCATCGAACGCCTCGAAGAGGAAAAGAAGGGCATCAGCGACGACATCAAGGACGTCTATGGCGAAGCCAAGTCGACCGGGTTCGACGTGAAGACGATGCGCACGATCATCCGCCTGCGCCGCATGGAAAAGCACCATCGCGACGAAGCGGACATGCTGCTCGAAACCTACAAGCAGGCGCTCGGCATCTAA
- a CDS encoding DUF1003 domain-containing protein, with protein MASVFHFATRLLKGRGDPQGEEEAHVLSAIERGTPVTRDAADESDARATFGDRLADRVAAVGGSWGFIIAFTAVLLGWMLLNSDVLSHFGLAFDPYPYIFLNLMLSTLAAIQAPVIMMSQNRQSEKDRLAARLDYETNLRAEIDILALHAKLDTDVIDRLAALEAKIDALARTAPTA; from the coding sequence ATGGCCAGCGTCTTCCACTTCGCGACGCGCCTGCTGAAAGGGCGTGGCGACCCGCAGGGCGAGGAAGAGGCCCATGTCCTCTCCGCGATCGAACGCGGCACCCCCGTCACCCGCGACGCCGCCGACGAATCGGATGCGCGCGCGACGTTCGGTGATCGGCTGGCGGACCGGGTCGCGGCGGTCGGCGGGTCGTGGGGGTTCATCATCGCTTTCACGGCCGTCCTGCTCGGATGGATGCTGCTCAATTCCGACGTGCTCTCGCATTTCGGGCTGGCGTTCGATCCTTACCCTTACATCTTTCTCAACCTGATGCTGTCGACCCTCGCCGCGATCCAGGCGCCGGTCATCATGATGAGCCAGAACCGGCAGTCGGAAAAGGATCGGCTGGCCGCGCGGCTGGACTATGAAACCAATTTGCGCGCAGAGATCGACATCCTCGCGCTGCACGCCAAGCTCGATACCGATGTGATCGATCGGCTGGCGGCGCTGGAGGCGAAGATCGACGCGCTGGCGCGAACCGCGCCCACCGCCTAA
- a CDS encoding YebC/PmpR family DNA-binding transcriptional regulator, with amino-acid sequence MAGHSKFKNIMHRKGAQDKKRSGMFSKLSREITVAAKMGLPDPDMNPRLRAAINAAKAQSMPKDNIQRAVDKASKGDMENYEEIRYEGFGPAGVSLIIEALSDNRNRTATNVRTAVSKNGGNLGTAGSVSHGFDRVGLINYPAKAGDAEKVFEAALEAGAEDVTSSEDGHEIWTAQGDLHEVAKALEPVLGEAEGAKLAWRPQTMVSVGEDDAATLFKLLDALDDDDDVQTVWGNYEVSDEVMEKLG; translated from the coding sequence ATGGCAGGCCATAGCAAATTCAAGAACATCATGCACCGCAAGGGTGCGCAGGATAAGAAGCGGTCGGGCATGTTTTCCAAGCTCAGCCGCGAAATTACCGTCGCGGCGAAGATGGGCCTGCCCGATCCCGACATGAACCCGCGCCTGCGCGCGGCGATCAACGCCGCCAAGGCGCAGTCGATGCCCAAGGACAATATCCAGCGCGCGGTCGACAAGGCGTCGAAGGGCGACATGGAGAATTACGAGGAAATCCGCTACGAAGGCTTCGGCCCGGCGGGGGTTTCGCTCATCATTGAGGCGCTGTCCGACAACCGCAACCGCACCGCCACCAACGTGCGCACCGCCGTGTCGAAGAATGGCGGCAACCTCGGCACCGCCGGTTCGGTCAGCCACGGGTTCGACCGGGTCGGCCTCATCAACTATCCCGCCAAGGCCGGTGACGCCGAAAAGGTGTTCGAGGCGGCGCTGGAAGCCGGAGCCGAAGACGTGACGTCGAGCGAGGACGGCCACGAGATCTGGACCGCTCAGGGCGATCTGCACGAAGTCGCGAAGGCACTGGAGCCGGTGCTGGGCGAGGCGGAAGGTGCCAAGCTCGCATGGCGGCCGCAGACGATGGTGTCGGTCGGCGAGGACGATGCGGCGACGCTGTTCAAGCTGCTCGACGCGCTCGACGACGACGATGACGTCCAGACCGTGTGGGGCAATTACGAAGTGTCCGACGAGGTCATGGAGAAGCTGGGTTGA
- the ruvC gene encoding crossover junction endodeoxyribonuclease RuvC — protein MLILGLDPGLGTTGWGVIRADGNRLSHVANGQIRTDPSMQLPRRLALLFGALGEVIRTERPDGAAVEEVLGNSNAQSTLKLGQARGVVLLSASTAGLAIGEYHPSIVKKAVVGTGGADKKQIQAMVGHLLPGVKLSGPDAADALAVAITHAHHLASAQARARRSTGIGA, from the coding sequence TTGCTGATCCTCGGCCTTGACCCCGGGCTCGGCACCACCGGCTGGGGCGTGATCCGCGCCGATGGCAACCGCCTGTCCCATGTCGCCAACGGCCAGATCCGCACGGACCCGTCGATGCAGCTCCCCCGCCGCCTCGCTTTGCTGTTCGGCGCCTTGGGCGAGGTGATCCGCACCGAGCGTCCCGATGGCGCCGCGGTCGAGGAGGTGCTCGGCAACAGCAACGCGCAATCGACGCTGAAGCTCGGCCAGGCACGCGGAGTCGTGCTGTTGTCCGCATCGACGGCGGGCCTCGCGATCGGCGAATATCATCCGAGCATCGTCAAGAAGGCGGTGGTCGGCACCGGCGGCGCGGACAAGAAGCAGATTCAGGCGATGGTCGGCCATCTGCTGCCGGGCGTAAAGCTGTCCGGTCCCGACGCGGCGGATGCCTTGGCGGTGGCGATCACTCATGCGCATCACCTTGCCAGCGCACAGGCGCGGGCGCGGCGGTCGACGGGGATCGGCGCGTGA
- the ruvA gene encoding Holliday junction branch migration protein RuvA produces the protein MIAHLKGTLSVSGIDHAVIDVNGVGYLVGASSRTLQALGPVGGSVTIHTEMLVAEDFIRLVGFASADERDWFRLLTGVQGVGARVALGILSTLSPEEVRTAIVRGDKASIARANGVGPKLAQRIAMELKDKVGGIAIGPGAVAPAAGGDGVEGDAVSALLNLGFKPAEAATAVGKAAEELGSGASLDALVRLALRKAAR, from the coding sequence ATGATCGCCCATCTCAAAGGCACGCTGTCCGTCTCCGGCATCGACCATGCGGTCATCGACGTGAACGGCGTCGGCTATCTGGTCGGCGCGTCGTCGCGCACCTTGCAGGCGCTGGGACCGGTCGGCGGCAGCGTGACGATCCATACCGAGATGCTGGTTGCCGAGGATTTCATCCGGCTGGTCGGGTTCGCGAGCGCCGACGAACGCGACTGGTTCCGTTTGCTGACCGGGGTGCAGGGCGTCGGCGCGCGGGTTGCGCTCGGCATCCTGTCGACCCTGTCGCCCGAGGAGGTGCGCACCGCGATCGTGCGGGGGGACAAGGCCAGCATCGCCCGCGCCAATGGCGTCGGTCCGAAACTGGCCCAGCGGATCGCGATGGAATTGAAGGACAAGGTCGGTGGCATCGCCATCGGTCCTGGTGCGGTCGCTCCCGCGGCTGGCGGTGATGGTGTCGAAGGTGACGCAGTATCGGCGTTGTTGAACCTTGGCTTCAAACCGGCCGAGGCGGCGACGGCGGTCGGGAAGGCGGCGGAGGAGCTGGGTTCGGGTGCCAGCCTTGACGCGCTGGTGCGGCTGGCGTTGCGCAAGGCGGCACGCTGA
- the ruvB gene encoding Holliday junction branch migration DNA helicase RuvB, whose product MTDDRITTPIRRPDDVDAALRPKALDEFVGQQAARENLRVFIDAARGRGDVLDHVLFFGPPGLGKTTLAQIVAREMGVGFRATSGPVIAKSGDLAALLTNLEDGDVLFIDEIHRLNPAVEEVLYPAMEDRALDLMIGEGPSARSVRIDLPRFTLVGATTRQGLLTTPLRDRFGIPIRLQFYTVDELTRVVTRAAGLLDLGIAKDGATEVARRARGTPRIAGRLLRRVRDFANVAGVEIVDARTADAALNRLEVDAKGLDAMDRRYLTMIADVYRGGPVGVETLAAGLSEPRDTIEEVIEPYLIQIGMIARTARGRCLNAGGWKHLGFEPPAGVQDGLFD is encoded by the coding sequence GTGACCGACGACCGTATCACCACCCCGATCCGCCGCCCCGACGACGTCGACGCCGCGCTGCGGCCCAAGGCGCTCGACGAATTCGTCGGGCAGCAGGCGGCGCGCGAGAATCTGCGCGTGTTCATCGATGCCGCGCGCGGGCGGGGCGATGTGCTCGACCATGTCCTGTTCTTCGGCCCGCCGGGATTGGGCAAGACGACGCTGGCGCAGATCGTCGCGCGCGAGATGGGCGTCGGCTTCCGTGCCACCTCCGGCCCGGTGATCGCGAAGTCCGGCGATCTCGCCGCGCTGCTGACGAACCTCGAGGATGGCGACGTCCTGTTCATCGACGAAATCCACCGGCTCAATCCGGCGGTCGAGGAAGTGCTGTACCCGGCGATGGAGGACCGCGCGCTCGACCTGATGATCGGGGAGGGGCCGTCGGCACGCAGCGTGCGGATCGACCTGCCGCGCTTCACTTTGGTCGGTGCGACGACGCGACAGGGGTTGCTGACCACGCCGCTGCGCGACCGGTTCGGCATCCCGATCCGCCTGCAATTCTACACGGTCGACGAACTGACGCGTGTCGTCACGCGCGCCGCCGGGCTGCTCGACCTGGGTATCGCCAAGGACGGCGCGACCGAGGTCGCCCGCCGGGCGCGGGGCACGCCGCGTATCGCCGGTCGCCTGCTGCGCCGCGTACGTGACTTCGCCAATGTCGCGGGCGTCGAGATCGTCGACGCGCGCACCGCCGATGCCGCGCTCAACCGGCTGGAGGTCGATGCCAAGGGCCTCGATGCGATGGACCGCCGCTATCTGACCATGATCGCCGATGTGTATCGCGGCGGTCCGGTCGGCGTGGAGACGCTGGCGGCGGGCCTGAGCGAGCCGCGCGACACGATCGAGGAAGTGATCGAGCCCTATCTGATCCAGATCGGCATGATCGCCCGCACCGCGCGGGGGCGGTGCCTGAATGCGGGCGGGTGGAAACATCTGGGTTTCGAGCCGCCGGCGGGGGTTCAGGACGGGCTGTTCGACTGA
- a CDS encoding YbgC/FadM family acyl-CoA thioesterase — MTDPDQPAGGRFVGGTHRFPVRIYFEDTDLSGVVYHANYLRYFERARSDMLMIAGIDQRAAHEAGEGAYAVRSMQLDWRAPARLNDALVVVSTVERVRAAAVDIQQTVIRDDLLLASARVEVAFVAPGGRPRRQPAAWIDTFAALVATDKGA, encoded by the coding sequence ATGACCGACCCCGACCAGCCGGCCGGCGGCCGCTTCGTCGGCGGCACGCATCGCTTTCCCGTCCGCATCTATTTCGAGGACACCGACCTGTCGGGCGTCGTCTATCATGCGAACTATCTGCGCTATTTCGAACGGGCGCGCAGCGACATGCTGATGATCGCCGGTATCGACCAGCGCGCGGCGCATGAAGCGGGCGAGGGCGCCTATGCGGTGCGGTCAATGCAGCTCGACTGGCGGGCGCCCGCACGGCTGAACGATGCGCTGGTCGTGGTCAGCACCGTCGAACGGGTCCGCGCGGCGGCGGTCGATATTCAGCAAACAGTCATCCGCGACGATCTTCTACTGGCGTCGGCACGGGTGGAGGTCGCGTTCGTGGCCCCCGGCGGGCGGCCGCGTCGCCAGCCGGCGGCGTGGATCGACACCTTCGCCGCGCTGGTCGCAACCGATAAAGGGGCATGA
- the tolQ gene encoding protein TolQ: MDVFVNTDAATMSPVALFLQADWVVKAVMLGLLAASIWTWAIIVGFLVRARKVRRDIDRFETEFEQAEDIDAFHRLQGSRDTAIARVFSSGVREWRRSTASKQIDREGTRERLATAMASSVADESETLADRLNILATVGSVAPFVGLFGTVWGIMRSFTAIASEQNTSLAVVAPGIAEALFATAIGLFAAIPAVIAYNRFSHRVNRIEARLNRFADAFHATLSRQLEGV; the protein is encoded by the coding sequence ATGGACGTTTTCGTGAACACCGACGCCGCGACCATGTCGCCGGTCGCGCTCTTCCTTCAGGCCGACTGGGTGGTGAAGGCGGTGATGCTGGGGCTGCTGGCGGCGAGCATCTGGACCTGGGCGATCATCGTCGGCTTCCTGGTCCGCGCCCGCAAGGTGCGGCGCGACATCGACCGGTTCGAAACCGAGTTCGAACAGGCCGAGGATATCGACGCGTTCCACCGGTTGCAGGGATCGCGCGACACCGCCATCGCCCGCGTCTTTTCGTCGGGTGTGCGTGAATGGCGCCGCTCGACCGCGTCGAAGCAGATCGATCGGGAGGGGACCCGCGAACGCCTTGCCACCGCCATGGCGTCGAGCGTGGCGGATGAGAGCGAGACGCTGGCCGACCGGCTCAACATCCTCGCGACGGTCGGATCGGTCGCGCCGTTCGTCGGGTTGTTCGGTACGGTGTGGGGCATCATGCGGTCGTTCACCGCGATCGCGTCCGAACAGAACACTTCGCTGGCGGTGGTCGCGCCGGGCATTGCCGAGGCGTTGTTCGCGACCGCCATCGGCCTGTTCGCAGCGATCCCGGCGGTCATCGCCTATAACCGCTTCAGCCACCGCGTGAACCGGATCGAGGCGCGGCTGAACCGCTTTGCCGATGCGTTCCACGCGACGCTGTCGCGCCAGCTCGAAGGCGTCTGA
- a CDS encoding ExbD/TolR family protein: MGINLPSAKGKGRRAPMAEINVTPLVDVMLVLLIIFMVTAPLMTAGVPVNLPDSRAKAVEPTQQPVTLSMDADGRTYIDDVEVSADNLPGELEKIAAAGAGATEPRQVMLRADRSLDYGRVNAVLGELNRAGLNRVSLISVAQ; the protein is encoded by the coding sequence ATGGGCATCAACCTGCCGTCGGCAAAGGGAAAAGGGCGCCGGGCACCGATGGCGGAGATCAACGTCACGCCGCTGGTCGACGTGATGCTGGTGCTGCTGATCATCTTCATGGTGACCGCACCGCTGATGACCGCGGGTGTGCCGGTAAACCTGCCCGACAGCCGTGCCAAGGCGGTCGAGCCGACCCAGCAGCCGGTGACGCTGTCGATGGATGCCGATGGGCGGACCTATATCGACGATGTCGAAGTGTCCGCCGACAACCTGCCGGGCGAACTGGAAAAGATCGCGGCGGCGGGTGCCGGCGCGACCGAGCCTCGGCAGGTCATGCTGCGCGCCGACCGCAGCCTCGACTATGGCCGGGTCAATGCGGTGCTGGGCGAACTCAACCGCGCCGGGTTGAACCGCGTGTCGCTGATCAGCGTGGCGCAGTAA
- a CDS encoding cell envelope biogenesis protein TolA, whose translation MQKAEKIGLGAAVAGHVVLFGLLSVGFLATPNPVKLKNQPMDVSFAEEVAAEQSAPEQTDAPAISQAPETGAPEEAAPSEPVSEPEAAPEPEPAPPAPAPRSQPAPRPEPRPAPKPAPAPKPVPKPVPKPAPKPAPAPKPEPKPAPARQPARPAPARPTAVAKAPPKAAPAKPSPAPAKPATKPATTRGQGNNAQATAQRPRGGRLGNDFLKGIADTPAPGKAPAPRGTAVSAQSVAGLASAIQRQVQPCANKIPNPGPGANQIRSRIRLQMRSDGTFAARPELRGQTGIDDENRRYAQRVSELAIAALTQCAPYELPADLYEGGWKDIIINYKLPG comes from the coding sequence ATGCAGAAGGCGGAGAAGATCGGGCTTGGCGCGGCGGTTGCGGGACATGTCGTCCTGTTCGGCCTGTTGTCGGTCGGCTTTCTCGCCACGCCGAACCCGGTGAAGTTGAAGAACCAGCCGATGGACGTCAGCTTCGCCGAAGAGGTTGCGGCCGAACAGAGCGCGCCCGAACAGACCGACGCGCCGGCGATCAGCCAGGCGCCGGAAACCGGCGCGCCCGAGGAGGCGGCACCGAGCGAACCGGTGAGCGAGCCGGAGGCCGCACCGGAACCCGAACCCGCCCCGCCGGCGCCTGCGCCCCGGTCGCAGCCGGCGCCACGCCCGGAACCCAGGCCTGCGCCCAAGCCGGCGCCGGCCCCCAAGCCCGTACCGAAACCGGTGCCCAAGCCGGCGCCGAAGCCCGCTCCGGCGCCGAAGCCCGAACCCAAGCCGGCTCCGGCGCGGCAACCGGCTCGACCTGCGCCCGCCCGCCCGACGGCGGTTGCGAAGGCGCCGCCCAAGGCCGCCCCGGCCAAGCCTTCGCCAGCACCCGCCAAACCGGCGACCAAGCCTGCGACGACGCGCGGACAGGGGAATAATGCACAGGCAACGGCGCAGCGTCCGCGCGGCGGGCGTCTGGGCAATGATTTCCTGAAGGGCATCGCGGACACGCCCGCGCCGGGCAAGGCGCCGGCGCCGCGCGGCACCGCGGTCAGCGCGCAGTCGGTCGCCGGCCTCGCCAGCGCGATCCAGCGGCAGGTGCAGCCCTGCGCCAACAAGATTCCGAACCCCGGCCCCGGCGCGAACCAGATCCGGTCGCGCATCCGGTTGCAGATGCGGTCGGACGGGACCTTTGCCGCCAGGCCCGAACTGCGCGGGCAGACGGGAATCGACGACGAGAATCGCCGCTATGCGCAGCGCGTATCCGAACTGGCGATCGCCGCGCTGACGCAGTGCGCGCCGTACGAATTGCCCGCCGACCTGTATGAAGGCGGGTGGAAAGACATCATCATCAACTACAAGCTGCCCGGCTGA